One Peromyscus leucopus breed LL Stock chromosome 14, UCI_PerLeu_2.1, whole genome shotgun sequence genomic window carries:
- the Bcl11b gene encoding B-cell lymphoma/leukemia 11B isoform X5, producing the protein MSRRKQGNPQHLSQRELITRKDEPSSYICTTCKQPFNSAWFLLQHAQNTHGFRIYLEPGPASSSLTPRLTIPPPLGPEAVAQSPLMNFLGDSNPFNLLRMTGPILRDHPGFGEGRLPGTPPLFSPPPRHHLDPHRLSAEEMGLVAQHPSAFDRVMRLNPMAIDSPAMDFSRRLRELAGNSSTPPPVSPGRGNPMHRLLNPFQPSPKSPFLSTPPLPPMPAGTPPPQPPAKSKSCEFCGKTFKFQSNLIVHRRSHTGEKPYKCQLCDHACSQASKLKRHMKTHMHKAGSLAGRSDDGLSAASSPEPGTSELPGDLKAADGDFRHHESDPSLGPEPEDDEDEEEEEEELLLENESRPESSFSMDSELGRGRENGGGVPGVAGAGAAAAALADEKALALGKVMEDAGLGALPQYGEKRGAFLKRAGDAGDTGAGGCGDAGAPGAVNGRGGAFAPGAEPFPALFPRKPAPLPSPGLGGPALHAAKRIKVEKDLELPPAALIPSENVYSQWLVGYAASRHFMKDPFLGFTDARQSPFATSSEHSSENGSLRFSTPPGDLLDGGLSGRSGTASGGSTPHLGGPGPGRPSSKEGRRSDTCEYCGKVFKNCSNLTVHRRSHTGERPYKCELCNYACAQSSKLTRHMKTHGQIGKEVYRCDICQMPFSVYSTLEKHMKKWHGEHLLTNDVKIEQAERS; encoded by the coding sequence GTAAAGATGAGCCTTCCAGCTACATTTGCACAACATGCAAGCAGCCTTTCAACAGCGCTTGGTTCCTGCTGCAGCATGCGCAGAACACGCACGGCTTCCGCATCTACCTGGAGCCCGGGCCAGCCAGCAGCTCGCTCACGCCCAGGCTCACCATCCCGCCTCCGCTTGGCCCCGAGGCCGTGGCCCAGTCCCCACTCATGAATTTCCTGGGGGACAGCAACCCCTTCAACCTGCTGCGCATGACGGGCCCCATTCTACGGGACCACCCCGGCTTCGGCGAGGGCCGCCTGCCAGGTACGCCGCCGCTCTTCAGCCCACCGCCGCGCCATCACCTGGACCCACACCGCCTCAGTGCAGAGGAGATGGGGCTCGTGGCCCAGCACCCCAGTGCCTTCGACCGAGTCATGCGCCTGAACCCCATGGCCATAGACTCTCCCGCCATGGACTTCTCGCGGCGGCTGCGAGAACTGGCTGGCAACAGCTCCACGCCGCCGCCCGTGTCCCCAGGCCGTGGCAACCCTATGCACCGGCTGCTGAACCCTTTCCAGCCCAGCCCCAAGTCCCCGTTTCTCAGCACGCCACCGCTGCCACCCATGCCTGCGGGCACGCCGCCACCGCAGCCTCCCGCCAAGAGCAAGTCGTGTGAGTTCTGCGGCAAGACCTTCAAATTCCAGAGCAATCTCATCGTGCACCGGCGCAGCCACACGGGCGAGAAGCCCTACAAGTGCCAGCTGTGCGACCACGCGTGCTCGCAGGCGAGCAAGCTCAAGCGCCACATGAAGACGCACATGCACAAGGCGGGCTCGCTGGCTGGCCGCTCGGATGACGGGCTGTCGGCTGCCAGCTCCCCAGAGCCAGGCACCAGCGAGCTGCCTGGCGACCTCAAAGCGGCCGATGGTGACTTCCGACACCATGAGAGCGACCCATCGCTGGGCCCCGAACCCGAGGACgacgaggacgaggaggaggaagaagaggaactgCTGCTGGAGAATGAGAGCCGGCCTGAGTCGAGCTTCAGCATGGACTCGGAGCTGGGCCGTGGTCGTGAGAACGGAGGCGGTGTGCCAGGAGTGGCTGGTGCGGGTGCTGCAGCCGCAGCGCTGGCAGATGAGAAAGCGCTGGCACTGGGCAAGGTGATGGAGGATGCGGGGCTTGGCGCACTGCCACAGTATGGGGAGAAGCGTGGCGCCTTCCTGAAGCGTGCAGGTGATGCGGGTGACACGGGTGCTGGTGGCTGCGGGGATGCAGGTGCACCGGGCGCCGTGAACGGGCGTGGCGGGGCCTTCGCACCGGGCGCAGAGCCCTTCCCAGCACTCTTCCCACGCAAGCCTGCACCGCTGCCCAGCCCCGGGCTTGGTGGCCCAGCACTGCACGCGGCCAAACGCATCAAGGTGGAGAAGGACCTGGAGTTGCCGCCTGCTGCGCTCATCCCGTCCGAGAACGTATACTCGCAGTGGCTCGTGGGCTACGCCGCTTCACGCCACTTCATGAAGGACCCGTTCCTGGGCTTCACGGACGCGCGCCAGTCACCTTTCGCCACGTCGTCCGAGCACTCGTCTGAGAATGGCAGCCTCCGCTTCTCCACGCCGCCGGGGGACCTGCTGGATGGTGGGCTGTCTGGGCGCAGCGGCACAGCGAGCGGGGGCAGCACGCCTCACCTGGGTGGCCCGGGTCCTGGGCGGCCAAGCTCCAAGGAAGGCCGCCGCAGCGACACGTGCGAGTACTGCGGCAAGGTCTTCAAGAACTGTAGCAACCTGACGGTGCACCGGAGGAGCCACACTGGAGAGCGGCCTTACAAGTGCGAGCTGTGCAACTACGCGTGTGCGCAGAGCAGCAAGCTCACGCGCCACATGAAGACGCACGGGCAGATCGGCAAGGAGGTGTACCGCTGCGACATCTGCCAGATGCCCTTCAGCGTCTACAGCACCCTGGAGAAACACATGAAAAAGTGGCACGGTGAACACTTGCTGACTAATGATGTCAAAATCGAGCAGGCCGAGAGGAGCTAA